Proteins from a genomic interval of Zingiber officinale cultivar Zhangliang chromosome 2A, Zo_v1.1, whole genome shotgun sequence:
- the LOC122040446 gene encoding uncharacterized protein LOC122040446, which translates to MAARLQQLRSKAVQASGFVCKHGGAYYKELLEKNKHHIVQPPTIEKCQELSKQLFYTRLASIPGRYESFWKELDGVKNIWRNRKDLKVEDAGIAALFGLELYAWFCVGEIAGRGFTFTGYYV; encoded by the exons ATGGCGGCGAGACTGCAGCAGCTGCGATCGAAGGCTGTGCAAGCTTCTGGGTTTGTGTGTAAGCACGGAGGCGCTTACTACAAGGAGCTTCTGGAGAAGAACAAACATCACATTGTGCAGCCGCCGACCATCGAAAAGTGCCAAGAATTGTCAAAGCAGCTCTTTTACACCCGTCTTGCGAG CATCCCTGGTCGCTATGAGTCATTCTGGAAGGAGCTTGATGGAGTTAAGAACATATGGCGAAACAGAAAAGATCTCAAAGTCGAGGATGCTGGAATTGCAGCATTATTTGGGCTCGAGTTGTATGCGTGGTTCTGTGTGGGCGAGATAGCGGGAAGAGGATTTACTTTCACTGGTTACTACGTCTAA
- the LOC122040444 gene encoding NADH dehydrogenase [ubiquinone] iron-sulfur protein 7, mitochondrial-like, which produces MALLPRTARLALLSAQRSAAIHAAAPLSSSAGPSPSPAPYARAPPPSASSPTGLSKTAEYVISKVDDLMNWARRGSIWPMTFGLACCAVEMMHAGAARYDFDRFGVIFRPSPRQSDCMIVAGTLTNKMAPALRKVYDQMPEPRWVISMGSCANGGGYYHYSYSVVRGCDRIVPVDIYVPGCPPTAEALLYGVLQLQKKINRRKDFLLWWTK; this is translated from the exons ATGGCTCTCCTCCCTCGTACAGCGCGCCTCGCCCTTCTCTCCGCCCAAAGGTCGGCCGCGATCCATGCGGCCGCGCCTTTATCCTCCTCCGCTGGCCCCTCTCCATCCCCGGCGCCGTATGCGCGGGCGCCTCCCCCTTCGGCGTCGTCGCCGACGGGACTCTCGAAGACGGCAGAGTACGTGATCTCGAAGGTGGACGATCTGATGAACTGGGCCCGCCGCGGGTCGATCTGGCCGATGACCTTCGGGCTCGCCTGCTGCGCGGTGGAGATGATGCATGCCGGCGCCGCGCGCTATGATTTCGATCGCTTCGGTGTCATCTTCCGCCCGAGCCCTCGCCAGTCCGACTGCATGATCGTCGCCGGAACACTCACCAACAAGATGGCACCTGCTCTGCGCAA GGTTTACGATCAGATGCCTGAGCCTCGGTGGGTGATCTCAATGGGCAGCTGCGCGAACGGCGGAGGCTACTATCACTACTCATACTCTGTCGTTCGTGGCTGCGATAGGATCGTTCCGGTCGACATCTACGTCCCTGGATGCCCTCCTACAGCTGAGGCACTACTCTATGGCGTCCTCCAGCTCCAGAAGAAGATTAATAGGCGCAAGGATTTCCTTCTTTGGTGGACCAAGTAG
- the LOC122040447 gene encoding pentatricopeptide repeat-containing protein At4g39530-like — translation MSTSRVALPRECSSRSYSQMLQAFTSSRSLTHGKAIHGRLMRSGFDADAYLWNCLLRLYSQCGCLEAARSLFDEMPHRDDVSWTTLMSAYACTDRAEESLRLFCEMLTDGARLNAFALASCLKSCSVGGDLDFGQQLHGVVVKMQPFCDLFVGSSLVDLYAKCERMDLAEKVFFNLPEKDAFCWNTILGGYVSVGENMTAFKIFCQLMQTGETISEFTLPTVIKCCGGLDDVRRGLSVHCFVIKSGLEQDGFLSSSLVDMYSKYGLAMEAHKVFIRTIDPDIVVWSAIISCFTQLGLSTEAVELFRTMERVGAKANHRTLASVASAASELGDLALCASLHAYILKNGFETRIEVGNAILNMYMKNGAVGDGCVMFDTMSDHDTVSWNCLLSGFHSGNSCDKGLRIFRNMLTKNIAPNSYTYISVLRSCTSLRDSGCGSQVHAHILKNDLAGDSFIGRAMVDMYGSSGNLENASLIFSRLIERDVFSCTLIITGYTNTDQGEKAIDIFRQMLREDIQPNEFTISSCLRACSDLATLASGRQFHAHVIKRGLIGSYVSCNLVDMYSKSGCLMDAESAFSESTSHDLVSWNALICGYSLHGYVWKAIESFKQMIEEGERPDGVTFIGVLSACSHAGLLDEGMMYFDSMTHIYGITPTIEHQRCLIDILGKASKFYEVEQCINQMGLSSDALVWQTVLGACRTHGNVEFAEKVANKLCKLDPSMDSNYILMSNIYAVAGRWTDVTRTRQTMASRGVKKEPGCSWIEVNDQIHVFLSQDHPD, via the coding sequence ATGAGCACCAGCAGAGTCGCCCTTCCACGTGAGTGTTCCTCCAGAAGCTACTCCCAGATGCTCCAAGCGTTCACCTCGAGTAGATCCCTCACCCACGGGAAGGCCATACACGGACGCTTGATGAGGTCCGGATTCGACGCCGATGCGTACCTGTGGAACTGCTTGCTTCGTCTGTATTCACAATGCGGTTGCTTGGAAGCCGCTCGATCGTTGTTCGACGAAATGCCTCACCGCGATGATGTCTCGTGGACGACCCTCATGTCAGCGTATGCATGTACGGATCGCGCGGAAGAATCCTTGAGATTGTTCTGCGAGATGTTGACGGATGGAGCTCGGCTGAACGCTTTTGCTCTGGCCTCCTGTCTGAAATCTTGTTCGGTTGGTGGAGACTTGGATTTCGGGCAGCAGTTGCACGGGGTTGTTGTAAAAATGCAGCCTTTTTGTGATCTATTTGTTGGGTCTTCGCTTGTTGATCTATATGCAAAGTGTGAGCGGATGGATCTTGCTGAGAAAGTCTTCTTCAATCTTCCAGAAAAGGATGCCTTTTGTTGGAACACAATCCTAGGTGGATACGTTTCTGTGGGTGAAAACATGACAGCCTTTAAGATTTTTTGCCAGTTGATGCAGACTGGAGAAACAATCAGTGAGTTCACTTTGCCTACAGTTATCAAGTGCTGTGGGGGTTTGGATGATGTTAGACGAGGCCTGTCAGTTCATTGTTTTGTGATCAAGAGTGGGTTGGAACAAGATGGGTTCTTAAGTAGTAGTCTAGTGGATATGTACTCCAAATATGGTTTGGCTATGGAAGCTCATAAGGTCTTCATTAGAACTATTGATCCTGATATTGTTGTCTGGAGTGCGATTATATCATGCTTTACTCAGCTAGGATTGAGCACGGAGGCAGTTGAATTGTTTAGAACTATGGAGAGGGTAGGAGCCAAAGCAAATCATCGTACTCTTGCGAGTGTGGCAAGTGCTGCTTCTGAGTTAGGCGATCTAGCTCTATGTGCCAGTCTTCATGCATACATTTTGAAAAATGGATTTGAAACTAGAATAGAAGTTGGCAATGCTATATTAAACATGTACATGAAGAATGGGGCTGTAGGAGATGGGTGTGTGATGTTTGACACTATGTCGGACCATGACACAGTTTCCTGGAATTGCCTTCTCTCTGGATTTCACAGTGGGAATTCCTGTGACAAAGGGCTAAGAATCTTCAGAAACATGCTAACAAAGAATATCGCCCCTAACAGTTATACATACATCAGTGTGTTAAGATCTTGCACTAGCCTGAGAGATAGCGGTTGTGGGTCCCAAGTTCATGCTCATATTTTGAAGAATGATCTAGCTGGTGATTCTTTCATTGGAAGAGCTATGGTTGACATGTACGGAAGTAGTGGTAACTTAGAAAATGCTAGTTTGATCTTTAGTAGACTGATTGAAAGAGATGTATTTTCTTGTACTTTAATCATTACCGGATACACAAATACAGATCAAGGTGAGAAGGCCATTGATATCTTTAGACAAATGCTTCGTGAAGATATACAGCCCAATGAATTCACAATTTCTAGTTGCCTGAGAGCTTGCTCGGACTTGGCAACATTAGCTAGTGGTCGCCAGTTTCATGCCCATGTCATAAAGCGTGGACTGATTGGGTCGTACGTTTCATGCAATCTTGTTGATATGTATTCAAAATCTGGCTGTTTGATGGATGCAGAATCAGCATTCAGCGAGTCAACTTCGCATGATCTAGTTTCATGGAATGCATTAATCTGTGGATACTCTCTACATGGGTATGTATGGAAAGCTATTGAGTCGTTTAAACAGATGATAGAGGAGGGAGAGAGACCTGATGGAGTTACATTTATTGGTGTCCTCTCAGCTTGTAGCCATGCAGGTTTACTTGATGAAGGGATGATGTACTTTGATTCTATGACCCACATTTATGGAATCACTCCTACAATTGAGCACCAACGCTGCCTGATCGACATCCTGGGTAAAGCATCTAAGTTTTATGAAGTTGAACAATGTATCAATCAAATGGGATTGTCATCAGATGCTTTGGTATGGCAAACAGTTCTTGGAGCCTGTAGAACACATGGAAATGTTGAATTTGCAGAAAAGGTGGCAAACAAACTGTGCAAATTGGATCCAAGTATGGATTCAAATTACATCTTGATGTCCAATATCTATGCAGTTGCAGGAAGGTGGACGGATGTCACTAGGACAAGACAAACTATGGCTAGTCGTGGTGTCAAAAAGGAGCCAGGATGTAGCTGGATTGAGGTGAATGACCAAATTCATGTGTTTCTATCTCAAGATCATCCCGACTAA